ATCCTGCCACTCTCCTCGTTGTTACTTACTACCAGCGCTTCAGGTGGCAAGGCACCTGCCGCGCTGATCGTGATCGTCGGCGTCTTTGGCGTCCTTGTGGCACTCATCCTGATATTGAGCATCGTTTCTGGTTTTCTGGGTTATAAGAAGTACAGCTACTGGATTACCAACCATAGGACAATAGGCAGGCGCGGAATAATCGGATACACAATGGATTCCATGCCGCTGGAAAACGTCGCGGATGTTATAATCTCCAGAGGGATAATAGACAGAATACTTGGCCTTTCGACCGTGTATATTCAACCCATAGGAGGATCTGGTTTCATGGTGCCTGTCAGGGGAATGGGTTTAAATAGATTTGGAGGTACTAATAATTTCCAGGGACTGACCCCTAGCGAAGCCCCTGACATACAACAATTAATTTTTCATCTTCGGGATTTAAGGAAGAGGGAAACGGGTAGAATACTCTGAGTGATTCTTCATCCAAAATGTAATGTATCGGTTCAACTGCGAATCTGCATGCACTATGTATCTGTGAACACTTTCGCT
This genomic interval from Candidatus Sysuiplasma jiujiangense contains the following:
- a CDS encoding PH domain-containing protein, whose translation is MIVSYCPNCGNQTNVGAKFCENCGYALQSATVQTIQTQSQRAPEPVSKLDFLNDAVIRNYPPIAPATNLPFRLQDGEIILKEFRPKRKVIVKFAFGGIITTLFLLLFLILPLSSLLLTTSASGGKAPAALIVIVGVFGVLVALILILSIVSGFLGYKKYSYWITNHRTIGRRGIIGYTMDSMPLENVADVIISRGIIDRILGLSTVYIQPIGGSGFMVPVRGMGLNRFGGTNNFQGLTPSEAPDIQQLIFHLRDLRKRETGRIL